The DNA segment AAGGAATCGATATATGTGTGCTCGATATGCCCTTACTGGACACACGAAATGGAAAAGATTTGATGGGAACTTTCATTGCTGACCTTGTGTTGCAGATACTATCATTTGTAGCACAGAATGAGCGTGAAAATATAAGGAAAAGACAGGCTCAGGGTATTGCCGTTGCCAAAGAAAAAGGAATAAAATTTGGCAGACCAGAAATAGCATTACCAGATAATTTTGGAAAACTCGTTTCCGAATGGGAAAAGAAAAAACTTCCGATAGAGGAGGTGTTAAAAGTATGCGGAATAAGTAAAGCAACCTTTTATAGACGCTTAAAAGAATATAGGATGAAAAGCAAAGTGTCATAAAGTAGACCTTTTGACACCTCCTCTCTTCATCTATATTAAAACAAATTTACAAATTTTACCAGTGTTTTTTTATCTTTAAATAAGAATATCGGCATACATAAATAATTTTTATAACTTATTTCAAAAAGTCTACTTATTGATAAATTTAAGGAGGGAAATTATGCGAAAATTGAAAATGAGTAAACTTTTTAGTATTTTTCTTACATGTATCCTATGCTTATCGTTTTTGCCAACTGATTTAATGGCAATGAACGATGCTGATACAGTTAAAAACGGCTATTATAACGAGTCTAATACTTGGGTTGAGGGTGAATTGGATCAAGCATTACCAGAAGGTATCCATTCCGTTAACAAAACAGCTGTCAAAAGTGAAAACGACGACAACACTTACGATATTACTTTGGAAGTCGTAACAGAACAAAATCTAAGCAAGCTCACGAAGAAATCTGCAACGATCCTCGTGATAGATACATCAGGAAGTATGGGAGATTATCAACGATTGATAAATGCAAAGAACACAGCCAAGGAGTTCGTTAAAAAGTATGCAGGAGATGAGCCGGATAGTGGACGTTATCTCGCTATCGTGAATTTTGCTACTAACACGAATATTATCTTAAATTGGACGGATGTTTCATCTGCAGATGGGAAAGCGTCTGCAGATAATGCTATAAATCAATTATATGCGGATGGCGGAACAAATCTACACGCAGGTATCAAACAGGCTAGCCAACTATTTGATGATACTGCGATTCAGGATATTGAGAGCAAGAATACGATCGTACTGACAGATGGTGCACCAACTTATTATTTGAAGAACTGTACCTCTGATATCAATTGTATCTTTTATACACATGTAACCATCTCCAACACCAGATATCATGTAGGTGGTGACGGAGATAAAGGAAGTGAAACGATCAACGACGCTACTGCTGCTGAAGCAAAAACACTCAAAGGCAAATCAACTGTCTATACGATCTGTTACGGTGCGAGTCGTGAAATGACCTATCAGGGAGGACCAACAGTCTCTGCATATTTAAAAAACAATATTGCCAGTGAAATGAAGAATGCTTATGATGCAGATGATTCTGATGATCTGGTGGATGCGTTTAAGGCGATTACAGAAACGATCACGAGCGGTCTTGACGGTAAAGGATTATCTGTATTCGATGGTTCTGCGCCATTCGTTTCAGTAAGTGGATTACCCGAATCGATCGTACAAGATGAAGAAGGTTTTACATGGAAGCTTGAGAATGCAGAAGAATCCACTGAGGGAAATAAAAAATATTATACGTATCGATTAACTTATAAAGTGACCTTGAATGCAGATGCTATTGATTTCGATGAAGGAAAATGGTATCCACTCAATGGAAAAACATATATCACACTGGCAGATGGGGAAAAAGTTTATTTTCCTATTCCGGCAGGACAAGGTGTCAAAACGCGTTATACTGTAACATATACAGATGGAGTAGAGGATGAAGAAGTGTTTGAAAATCAGATTACGACTGATCTGGTCTATGGAGCTGAAACGCCTTCCTTCAAAGGGACTCCGGAAAGAACCGGATATCTCTTTACCGGATGGACACCTGAAATCAGTGAGACTGTGAGCGCTTCTACGACATATGTAGCAACATGGAAGAAAAGGATGGAGCCATTAAACAAAGTCCCTGAAATCAACGCAGAAGATAAAACACTTATAGTAGGAGACACATTTGATCCAAAGAAGGATGTGGCAGCTACTGACAAGGAAGATGGCGACCTTACAGCTAAGATCGAGATCGTCAAGAATACAGTAGACATGACAAAAGCCGGAACATATGAAGTTACATATAAAGTAACAGACAGTGAAGGAGCGTCCACAACGAAGACGATCACAGTCACTGTCAATCCAAAAATGGAAAAATTGAATGAAGTTCCGACTATTCAGGCAGAAGATAAAACACTTACAGTAGGAGACACATTTGATCCAAAGAAGGATGTGACAGCTACTGACAAGGAAGATGGCGACCTCACTGCTAAGATCGAGATCGCCAAGAATACAGTAGACATGACAAAAGCCGGAACATATGAAGTTACATATAAAGTAACAGACAGTGAAGGAGCGTCCACAACGAAGACGATAACGATCACCGTAAAGGATAAAGAATTCAAAGCAGATATAAATAAACCGGATACGGATGAGCAGAACAAAGATACAGGTAGTGTAGAAACAGGAGATCGAACCAATATAAGCTTCTATACCTCTCTGTTCGAAATGAGTGTAGTATGTATCGCTATCCTGGCGGTATGGAAGAAAAAGAAAGCATTGAGAGATCGATAGACTATGAAATAAGGAGAGATGCAGCAAGTGATTCTTGCAGAGCAGGAATATTCCTTTTAAATCCTTCAGATTTGATTGAACGTGGTGATTTTCATGAATTTAAATGAAAAGTGATACCCGCTTTATCAATGATCTGAGGTGCTGTAACTAGGAATAGGTGATTGCTGATTCAACAAACGGTCTCGAATCTCAAAAAGGAACCGTAATATTTGGATAAAACAATCCTCGTATTACGGTCTTTTTAGTATAATGATGTTTAATAAATATCGCTTGTTGAAACAGCAATGATCTGTACTGAACTATTAGGAATGTGAAGAATTATGTGTAAGTAAAAATCGACAGGTATAGATAGTAGATGACGAATCTTGTCTAATCATCATTTGTTTATGTATTATCAGTATGCCCAATTCATCAAGGGTTATACTGATTTTTCGTATAATAAAAGCAGGAAGAAAAACAACCTGCTTAATATAGAATTGAATAACCCATATGAAATAGAAAGAATAATTTCTGTAGGAAAGAGAATCAACTATAAATTTGATATTCATGATAGAAAGCCAGGGTGTATAATTATTCCTGGCTTTATCTTTTTGTTGCATACAAACAGAATAAAGTCGATAGAGAAGAAATGACGTGCTTGCTTTATAAACCTTTGAGTTAGTAATAAAAAACATCATTCTTCCTATTCTTGTTTATGAATAAGCTTATATCTAAAACGACGATCGTTTATGATTCAGTCAGTATGTACAACGAAACTATATGGAACAAGATACAGGAAGTAAACTCTATGATATTAGTGAGGAGGAACTAGTGATGGAAGGACCTATAATTAGTATTGATGTATCCAATGGAAACAGTCACTATATTCTTTTTGAGAAGAATAATAAGAAAGTTGGAGGAGTACATAAAATCAACCATGATGTTGAAGGATTCGCTCGTTTAAAAACAGATATTAAAATTCTTTCTGATAAAGTTGGCGAGAAAGTCTGTGTGGTTTATGAAGCTACAGGTGTATACACACATCCACTTCAAAGATTTCTTGAAAAAATGATATCAAACAATATATCATTTCGCCGCTAGAATCTGCCAGAAAACGAAAAGAAGGTATCCATTCTAAAAAAACTCAAGCTTGATTTTTGCGAATGAAACATACCCTGGATGCGATTATGATAATATTGAAGTCAAGATATTACAGGACCTGTTAGAGAAAGTTGAGATGATCAGAAACGATGCGGATAAAACCCTACGGAAAATAATTCAGATAGCGGAAACGATAAATGAATATTATCTTATTTTAAGCATATTTTAAGCA comes from the Erysipelotrichaceae bacterium 66202529 genome and includes:
- a CDS encoding recombinase family protein, which produces MAQSYGYVRVSSIDQNEERQIVELTHRDVVPSNIFIDKQSGKSFERPQYKRLVKKLKYGDLLYILSIDRLGRNYLDIQEQWRILTKEKGIDICVLDMPLLDTRNGKDLMGTFIADLVLQILSFVAQNERENIRKRQAQGIAVAKEKGIKFGRPEIALPDNFGKLVSEWEKKKLPIEEVLKVCGISKATFYRRLKEYRMKSKVS